A single window of Sulfurovum sp. UBA12169 DNA harbors:
- a CDS encoding redox-regulated ATPase YchF, protein MGLGIGLVGLPNVGKSTTFNALTKAQNAESANYPFCTIEPNKAIVPVPDARLDTLSKIVNPERVQHSTLDFVDIAGLVKGASKGEGLGNKFLSNIRETEVILEIVRCFEDDNITHVEGSIDPIRDIEIIEQELLLADIDSLQKRIDNLTRRAKGNDREAKAQLEIAQQLMEFIAEGNPASNFEGKNEETFIALNKELRLLTSKEIMYGANVDEDGLVEDSIFVKILKEYAQKNNREVIKLCAKVEEEMVGFDEEEKTEMLESLGVTESGLDQIIRKGFEKLGLMSYFTAGVKEVRAWTIRQNTTAPKAAAVIHNDFEKGFIRAEVIGYEDFIACNGEAGAKEAGKMRLEGKEYIVRDGDVMHFRFNV, encoded by the coding sequence ATGGGATTAGGCATAGGACTTGTAGGGCTACCAAATGTAGGGAAATCAACCACTTTTAACGCGCTTACAAAAGCACAAAATGCAGAAAGTGCAAATTACCCGTTTTGTACAATAGAACCAAACAAGGCCATAGTACCGGTGCCCGATGCCAGGCTTGACACTCTTTCAAAAATTGTAAATCCTGAACGCGTTCAGCATTCTACTCTTGATTTTGTAGATATTGCAGGGCTTGTAAAAGGTGCAAGCAAAGGTGAGGGCTTGGGCAATAAATTTCTCTCCAATATACGCGAAACAGAAGTAATCCTTGAAATTGTAAGATGTTTTGAAGACGATAATATTACCCACGTAGAAGGCTCGATAGATCCGATACGCGACATTGAGATCATCGAACAAGAATTGCTTCTAGCAGACATTGATTCTCTGCAAAAACGAATCGATAATCTCACCAGGAGAGCCAAAGGCAACGACAGAGAAGCCAAAGCACAATTGGAAATTGCGCAGCAACTGATGGAATTTATTGCTGAAGGCAATCCTGCTTCAAATTTTGAAGGCAAAAACGAAGAAACTTTTATAGCTTTGAACAAAGAGCTCAGACTGCTTACCAGCAAAGAGATCATGTATGGCGCAAACGTTGATGAAGATGGACTGGTTGAAGATAGCATATTTGTCAAAATACTCAAAGAATATGCCCAAAAAAACAACAGAGAAGTGATCAAGCTTTGTGCCAAAGTCGAAGAAGAGATGGTGGGCTTTGACGAAGAAGAAAAAACCGAGATGCTCGAATCTTTAGGAGTCACCGAATCAGGACTTGACCAGATTATCAGAAAAGGTTTTGAAAAACTTGGATTAATGAGTTATTTTACAGCGGGCGTCAAAGAGGTCCGCGCCTGGACTATTCGTCAAAATACTACCGCTCCAAAAGCTGCTGCTGTTATCCATAACGACTTCGAAAAAGGCTTCATTCGGGCAGAAGTTATCGGCTATGAAGACTTTATAGCCTGCAACGGTGAAGCCGGAGCTAAGGAAGCAGGGAAAATGCGGCTTGAAGGCAAAGAGTATATCG
- a CDS encoding potassium transporter — protein MENGMLILIVTIALSTLSNVFLKKFAIPTVIGYIFSGLAISTVFDFGEESKVFLSHLAEFGIVFLMFTIGLEFSISHLRKMKKEVFVYGGLEVILLGVLFTVLGRWLFGLTIESAIIVGFALSLSSTAIVLKVLNDNRDIHSGYGRVSVGILIFQDLAVIPILLMVSLFASKTASVGTLLLQTFVGAVIVFLIIFLIGKYFLERFFDMITSTDSDEIFLIAVFLGVIGASVLAHAFGFTYSLGAFLAGMTLAETKYRYRIEANLVPFRDILLGIFFVTIGMQIDWHSFVDYGTEILGLLVCILAIKGLVIWGILQFFIQRRTALKSAFALFQVGEFALAVFELAKGVHLIDYELNQILTITVVLSMIITPFVLKNIKKISDLLTVEPEELRERAIIGGTYAGHIIICGYGPIGQKLAKTFRERNLLYVILEHDVKIVDAAIIKGENTIFLANAANKMALEHFNVTDSVAIIVTIENEIQKRLICENIVSFGDHINSIVKVSNTIEGEIIASLGIKHIVNSRDIIADMLTQKALTCQLNYEKE, from the coding sequence ATGGAAAATGGAATGCTAATACTTATTGTTACGATTGCGCTCTCGACGTTGTCGAATGTTTTTTTGAAAAAATTCGCTATTCCGACTGTAATAGGATATATTTTTTCCGGGCTTGCTATCTCTACTGTTTTTGATTTTGGCGAAGAATCCAAAGTCTTTTTATCGCATTTGGCTGAATTTGGAATCGTATTCTTGATGTTTACGATAGGGCTCGAATTTTCAATATCCCACCTTAGAAAAATGAAAAAAGAAGTTTTTGTCTATGGAGGGCTTGAGGTCATTTTGTTGGGAGTTCTTTTTACCGTGCTTGGACGCTGGCTTTTCGGACTTACGATTGAAAGTGCGATTATTGTCGGGTTTGCACTCTCTCTTTCTTCTACAGCGATCGTGCTAAAGGTGCTCAATGACAATCGTGACATTCATTCCGGATATGGGCGCGTCTCAGTGGGAATCCTTATCTTTCAGGATTTGGCTGTTATTCCGATTCTTTTGATGGTTTCTCTTTTTGCTTCCAAAACAGCATCGGTTGGCACATTATTGTTGCAGACATTTGTGGGCGCTGTAATTGTTTTTCTGATCATTTTTTTAATCGGTAAATATTTTTTGGAACGTTTTTTTGATATGATCACCTCAACTGATTCTGATGAGATTTTTTTGATTGCTGTGTTTCTGGGGGTCATTGGTGCTTCGGTACTTGCGCATGCATTTGGTTTTACTTATTCGCTAGGTGCTTTTTTGGCAGGTATGACGTTGGCCGAAACCAAGTACCGTTACCGTATAGAAGCGAATCTGGTCCCTTTTAGGGATATTCTTTTGGGTATATTTTTTGTCACGATAGGTATGCAGATAGACTGGCATTCTTTTGTTGATTATGGAACGGAAATATTAGGTTTGTTGGTATGCATTTTAGCTATCAAGGGGCTTGTTATTTGGGGTATTTTGCAATTTTTTATACAAAGAAGAACAGCATTAAAGTCGGCTTTTGCGCTTTTTCAGGTCGGAGAGTTCGCTTTGGCTGTTTTTGAACTTGCCAAAGGAGTTCATTTAATTGACTATGAGCTAAATCAGATACTAACAATCACGGTGGTACTTTCGATGATTATTACTCCGTTTGTGCTCAAAAATATTAAAAAGATATCCGATTTGCTTACTGTTGAGCCCGAGGAGTTGCGTGAACGTGCAATTATTGGAGGGACTTATGCCGGACATATTATTATCTGCGGTTATGGACCAATAGGCCAGAAGCTTGCAAAAACTTTTAGGGAGAGGAATCTGCTTTATGTCATACTTGAACATGATGTTAAAATTGTAGACGCGGCCATCATTAAAGGAGAGAATACAATTTTTCTTGCCAATGCTGCAAATAAAATGGCCTTGGAGCATTTTAATGTAACTGATTCTGTGGCGATTATTGTGACGATAGAAAACGAGATACAAAAACGGTTGATTTGTGAAAATATCGTCTCTTTCGGTGACCATATCAACAGTATTGTTAAGGTCAGCAATACGATTGAGGGGGAGATTATTGCTTCGCTTGGCATTAAGCATATTGTCAACAGCAGAGATATTATTGCTGATATGCTCACGCAAAAAGCTTTAACTTGTCAATTGAATTATGAAAAAGAATAA
- a CDS encoding leucyl aminopeptidase has product MNFELTIAPLNDIKSDLQIIMVVENDLKHSFVHDKKLLKKAGFKGGQDETVLFLEHDRLYVGVEKISGANIRTAAASAMRALASTTYKHISIASYMNSEKCTAMLRAMVEGFILGAYRFETYKNEKCINPVKEITISLEEYHGFTLNIDVCAQTLNRAQIVAEATNFTRDIVNTTPDDCYPDVMAQIAETLAKENGLECTVLKPKELKKEKMEALLAVARASRHKPRVIHLAHKPENPKAVISLVGKGLTYDSGGLSLKPGDYMVTMKSDKSGGSAVLGIMKAVSDMNLPIEVHGFIGAVENMIGGDAYKPDDILKAKNGKTIEVRNTDAEGRLVLADVLAYAQQEVKADYLFDFATLTGACVVGVGNYTSGVMGNSDIPKNLIIDAAQSSGELATKLDFNRYLKKTLKSEIADICNISNTRYGGAVTAAMFLSEFIDDTHKEKWAHIDIAGPAFVEHVWGENPHGASGAGVRMMVRLLEKLTQHKV; this is encoded by the coding sequence ATGAATTTTGAACTCACCATAGCACCCCTAAATGATATCAAGAGCGATCTACAGATCATTATGGTTGTAGAAAACGATCTTAAGCACTCTTTCGTCCATGATAAAAAATTACTCAAAAAAGCAGGATTCAAAGGAGGCCAAGATGAAACTGTTCTTTTCCTGGAGCATGACAGACTCTATGTCGGCGTAGAAAAGATCAGCGGCGCCAATATAAGAACGGCCGCTGCATCGGCTATGCGCGCACTTGCATCAACAACCTATAAACATATCAGCATTGCCAGCTACATGAACTCAGAAAAATGTACTGCTATGCTTAGAGCAATGGTTGAAGGATTCATTCTGGGTGCTTATCGTTTCGAGACCTACAAGAATGAAAAATGTATAAATCCCGTTAAAGAGATTACCATTTCTCTAGAGGAATACCATGGATTCACTTTAAATATAGATGTTTGCGCGCAAACATTAAATCGAGCACAGATCGTTGCCGAAGCAACAAACTTTACGCGCGATATCGTCAATACCACGCCGGATGACTGCTATCCTGATGTAATGGCTCAGATTGCTGAAACTCTAGCGAAAGAAAACGGTCTGGAATGTACCGTTCTAAAGCCCAAAGAACTCAAAAAAGAGAAAATGGAAGCCCTGCTGGCAGTTGCACGTGCAAGCCGCCATAAACCAAGAGTGATACATCTTGCGCATAAACCTGAAAACCCCAAAGCGGTCATTTCTTTGGTAGGAAAAGGTCTTACGTATGACAGCGGCGGACTCAGCCTCAAACCTGGCGACTATATGGTGACAATGAAGTCCGATAAGAGCGGCGGTTCTGCAGTGCTTGGGATCATGAAAGCGGTCTCAGATATGAACTTGCCTATCGAAGTACACGGTTTTATCGGTGCCGTAGAAAATATGATCGGAGGAGATGCCTATAAACCCGACGATATCCTTAAAGCAAAGAACGGTAAAACCATCGAAGTAAGAAATACAGATGCGGAAGGTCGACTTGTACTTGCGGATGTACTTGCCTATGCCCAGCAAGAAGTTAAAGCCGACTATCTCTTTGACTTTGCAACACTAACGGGCGCCTGTGTTGTGGGAGTAGGAAACTACACCTCCGGTGTCATGGGCAACAGCGATATCCCAAAAAATCTCATTATTGATGCGGCGCAAAGCTCCGGAGAATTGGCTACCAAGCTTGATTTTAACCGCTACCTCAAAAAGACGCTCAAGTCTGAAATTGCAGACATTTGCAACATTTCCAATACAAGATACGGAGGAGCAGTCACAGCAGCAATGTTTCTTTCTGAATTTATTGATGATACGCACAAAGAAAAATGGGCACACATCGATATCGCCGGACCGGCATTTGTAGAGCATGTATGGGGAGAAAATCCGCATGGCGCATCGGGAGCCGGCGTGAGAATGATGGTCAGACTGCTTGAAAAACTGACACAACACAAAGTCTAA
- the trpB gene encoding tryptophan synthase subunit beta yields the protein MYYIPTPSPNDPDALGHFGKFGGRFVPETLMPALEQLRLDYEAVRFDPDFWGEVDYYYKHYVGRPSALYYAANISKEIGAKVYLKREDLNHTGAHKINHAVAQAVLAKRLGKKKIIAETGAGQHGVATATVAALFGLECEVFMGSKDVARQELNVFRMKLLGAKVHAVESGSKTLKDAMNDAIRHWVTHARDTYYLIGTVAGPHPYPMMIRDIQSIIGWEAKKQLQEAEGCLPDKVIACIGGGSNAMGIFNHFLEDESVECIGIEAGGEGLDCKHGCSLEKGTPGVLHGQLTYLLQDEDGQIQEAHSISAGLDYPGIGPEHAYLKDMKKVTYDHITDDEALDAFVWLSQKEGIIPAFESSHAVAYLKKMKPESIKDKIILVNLSGRGDKDMMQAKEILKDQF from the coding sequence ATGTATTATATCCCCACGCCAAGCCCAAATGATCCTGATGCATTAGGGCATTTTGGCAAATTTGGCGGGCGTTTTGTGCCCGAAACGCTGATGCCTGCACTTGAACAGCTTCGGCTTGATTATGAGGCGGTACGTTTTGATCCTGATTTTTGGGGCGAGGTGGATTATTATTATAAGCATTATGTAGGGCGTCCATCCGCACTTTATTATGCTGCAAATATTTCTAAAGAGATAGGCGCAAAAGTCTACCTCAAAAGAGAAGATCTTAACCATACCGGAGCCCACAAAATCAACCATGCCGTAGCTCAGGCCGTTTTGGCAAAAAGACTGGGAAAGAAAAAGATCATAGCTGAAACAGGCGCAGGTCAACACGGAGTGGCTACGGCTACGGTGGCCGCACTCTTTGGGCTGGAGTGTGAAGTATTTATGGGATCCAAAGATGTGGCGCGTCAGGAACTTAATGTTTTTCGCATGAAACTACTGGGCGCAAAAGTCCATGCGGTTGAATCGGGAAGCAAAACCCTCAAAGATGCGATGAATGATGCTATTCGCCATTGGGTAACACATGCAAGAGATACCTACTATCTTATCGGCACCGTAGCCGGACCGCATCCCTATCCCATGATGATTCGCGATATCCAATCGATAATCGGATGGGAAGCAAAAAAACAACTGCAAGAAGCAGAAGGATGCTTGCCTGACAAGGTCATCGCCTGTATCGGGGGAGGCTCAAATGCAATGGGGATCTTCAATCATTTTTTAGAAGATGAAAGCGTAGAATGTATCGGCATTGAAGCCGGCGGAGAGGGGCTTGACTGCAAACACGGCTGCTCCCTTGAAAAAGGTACTCCTGGCGTACTGCATGGCCAGCTTACCTATCTGCTCCAAGACGAAGACGGACAAATACAAGAAGCACACTCCATCTCTGCAGGTCTGGACTATCCGGGAATCGGGCCGGAACATGCCTATTTAAAAGATATGAAAAAAGTGACCTATGATCATATTACCGATGATGAAGCGCTTGATGCGTTTGTATGGCTTTCGCAAAAAGAAGGTATCATCCCTGCTTTTGAAAGTTCCCACGCTGTAGCCTATCTGAAAAAAATGAAACCAGAATCAATCAAAGATAAAATTATCCTTGTCAATCTTTCAGGACGCGGAGACAAAGATATGATGCAGGCAAAAGAAATCTTAAAAGACCAATTTTAA
- a CDS encoding sad1-interacting factor 2, translating to MNTIKSYKFVNDFDFKEITQNAIKTFRAKIIKDAIIIEKESKFAFIFKHGVAVFWDFGEEEFLLKKISSSSFSSENCEEFNFEFSQTQKIKIETDTVYLDNSNELTMLSVSFAIAQSIKLNEFEDAMHETLQQTEHIPLELASSGRVLMSRKEIAKARGHLFLAKSKIYLHFELLDTPEFFWEYPELEIYYQAARKYLELQPRIEILNRKLNVLQEVLTILADEQNHKHSSLLEWIIIILIAFEIIIFIFNDLLKS from the coding sequence ATGAATACTATAAAAAGCTATAAATTTGTAAACGATTTTGATTTTAAAGAAATCACTCAAAATGCTATAAAAACTTTTAGAGCAAAAATAATAAAAGACGCTATCATTATCGAAAAAGAATCGAAGTTCGCTTTCATCTTTAAACATGGCGTTGCAGTATTTTGGGACTTTGGGGAAGAGGAGTTTTTACTTAAAAAAATCTCCTCCTCATCTTTTTCTTCCGAAAACTGCGAAGAGTTTAATTTCGAGTTTTCACAGACACAAAAAATAAAAATAGAGACCGATACCGTCTATTTGGACAACAGTAACGAACTTACGATGCTCTCAGTCTCATTTGCGATCGCACAATCTATAAAATTAAATGAATTTGAAGATGCAATGCATGAAACATTGCAGCAAACAGAGCATATCCCTCTGGAACTTGCAAGCAGCGGACGTGTTTTGATGTCAAGAAAAGAGATTGCCAAAGCAAGAGGACATCTTTTCCTGGCCAAATCAAAAATCTATCTACACTTTGAATTGCTTGACACACCCGAATTTTTTTGGGAATATCCTGAGCTTGAGATCTACTATCAAGCAGCACGAAAATATCTTGAACTGCAGCCTCGCATAGAGATCTTAAACCGAAAACTTAATGTTTTGCAAGAAGTGCTGACTATTTTGGCAGATGAACAAAATCATAAACATTCAAGCCTCCTTGAATGGATTATTATCATTTTGATTGCTTTTGAGATTATTATATTCATCTTTAACGATCTGCTCAAATCATGA
- the hemL gene encoding glutamate-1-semialdehyde-2,1-aminomutase — MAYEKSIAAFKEAYNVIPGGVDSPVRAFNGVEGTPPFIEYGKGGYLYDIDGNRYVDYVQSWGPLIFGHCDKEIEDAVIEAAKKGLSFGAPTTIETRLAEEIVSLFEGIDKVRFVSSGTEAVMSAIRLARGFTSRDNIVKFTGCYHGHSDSLLVQAGSGLATFGAPSSPGVPADLTKHTLLATYNDIASVEKCFEDSKEGIACIVIEPIAGNMGLVPADESFLEALRRVCDAHGTLLIFDEVMSGFRASLKGAQGITSVKPDMVTLGKVIGGGMPVGAFGARKEIMAHLSPEGPVYQAGTLSGNPVAMAAGFASLKKLKKNPAIYVELGNKAKKLMDGFKKAANAADIPLVTDVRGSMFGFFFSSKPVKNFNDALENDTKMFAKFHKGMLDRGIYLACSSYETGFVSAATTDEMIEETIKAAYEVMANISK; from the coding sequence ATGGCATATGAAAAAAGTATAGCAGCATTCAAAGAAGCTTACAACGTGATACCCGGAGGTGTTGATTCGCCCGTACGTGCATTTAATGGAGTGGAAGGCACGCCGCCGTTTATAGAATACGGAAAAGGAGGATATCTTTATGACATTGACGGCAACAGATACGTTGATTATGTGCAGAGTTGGGGACCGCTTATTTTTGGACATTGTGATAAGGAGATCGAAGATGCGGTTATAGAAGCAGCCAAAAAAGGGTTGAGCTTTGGTGCGCCCACAACGATAGAGACTCGGCTGGCTGAAGAGATAGTCTCTCTTTTTGAGGGCATAGACAAGGTGCGATTTGTCAGTTCCGGCACAGAGGCGGTGATGTCTGCTATTAGGTTGGCACGAGGATTTACGAGCAGGGATAACATCGTAAAGTTTACGGGGTGTTATCATGGGCATTCCGATTCATTGCTGGTGCAGGCGGGATCGGGTCTGGCAACGTTCGGTGCGCCTTCAAGTCCCGGAGTGCCTGCTGATCTGACCAAACACACTTTGCTTGCTACATACAACGATATCGCGAGTGTTGAAAAATGCTTTGAAGATTCAAAAGAGGGTATTGCCTGTATCGTGATAGAGCCGATCGCAGGAAATATGGGACTGGTTCCTGCGGATGAATCTTTTTTGGAAGCACTTAGAAGAGTATGTGATGCCCATGGTACGCTTTTGATTTTTGATGAAGTGATGAGCGGATTTAGAGCGTCACTTAAAGGAGCGCAGGGTATCACGTCTGTCAAGCCTGACATGGTTACTTTGGGTAAAGTCATCGGCGGGGGCATGCCCGTAGGCGCGTTTGGTGCAAGAAAAGAGATTATGGCGCATCTTTCACCTGAAGGTCCGGTGTATCAGGCGGGAACACTGAGCGGAAATCCTGTTGCCATGGCAGCGGGATTTGCAAGTCTTAAAAAACTCAAAAAGAATCCCGCAATCTATGTAGAGCTGGGAAACAAAGCTAAAAAACTGATGGACGGTTTTAAAAAAGCAGCAAATGCAGCCGATATTCCTTTGGTCACAGATGTAAGAGGTTCCATGTTTGGTTTCTTTTTCTCTTCAAAACCGGTAAAAAATTTTAATGACGCATTGGAAAACGATACGAAAATGTTTGCTAAATTTCATAAAGGAATGCTAGACAGAGGAATTTACCTTGCGTGCTCATCTTACGAAACCGGTTTTGTTTCCGCGGCAACAACAGATGAGATGATAGAAGAAACGATCAAGGCAGCCTATGAGGTGATGGCAAATATCAGCAAGTAA
- a CDS encoding N-acetylmuramoyl-L-alanine amidase: MTKEYIKSSYGLDVKDIAITPRIIVLHWTAEMDFERSFNRLNPELLLSDRKDILKAGALNVSSHFMVDRDGTVYRLMPENWMARHVIGLNYSSIGIENIGGKGNQAEDLTPAQLRSNIALVRYLKKKYPSIEYMIGHYEYTRMEHTPLWLEKDTSYRTIKADPGPKFMNAVRSAVKELQLKTPPKDR; the protein is encoded by the coding sequence ATGACAAAAGAGTACATCAAATCAAGTTATGGCTTGGACGTTAAGGATATCGCAATCACACCCCGAATTATCGTGCTTCATTGGACGGCGGAGATGGATTTTGAACGCTCGTTCAACCGTTTAAATCCAGAACTTCTTTTAAGTGACCGCAAAGATATCCTGAAGGCAGGCGCCTTGAATGTTTCGTCCCATTTTATGGTTGACCGTGACGGCACTGTCTATCGGTTGATGCCTGAAAACTGGATGGCAAGGCATGTCATCGGACTAAACTATTCAAGCATCGGAATTGAAAATATTGGCGGAAAAGGCAATCAGGCCGAAGACCTCACGCCCGCGCAGCTCAGATCCAACATCGCTTTGGTTAGATATTTGAAAAAGAAATATCCGAGTATCGAGTACATGATAGGGCATTATGAATACACCCGGATGGAGCATACTCCCCTATGGCTGGAAAAAGACACAAGCTATAGAACCATTAAAGCAGATCCGGGTCCCAAGTTTATGAATGCGGTCAGGTCAGCCGTGAAAGAGCTTCAGCTTAAAACACCTCCAAAAGACCGATAG
- a CDS encoding sodium:solute symporter: MHSAFATPDWVIFGIYFLLVIVSSVWLSRVKVKTSRDYFVSEKSLPMFAVAISVLATSQSAATFLGAPESSYGNNLTFVGFFFSALLAVVIVAKVLVPRFYEIGAITVYELLEKRYSPRAKRDAGMMFLVGRLFASGARLYIGALAVSMILFSDIAATHILFAIIILMSGSLGYAYFGGIKSIIIADIVQVVIYMGAALFIIYHLFGALGGDIGVIYSALEASDKLKIIDFSLTGSYNFWALISGLLLLNIAAYGLDQDMTQRILTCKDKNEGAKSLIVSILITIPTAFLFLVIGLLLYLFYQHPELSGFGNEIDQSFAGEKIAIFMTYILHELPDGFKALATIGVVATTFTSTSSVLGAMSSVAVTDIYKPMFEGKSEKHYLKASRAGVLLSALLLSLMAILSYYWQRSSDIPLLDFALGVMVFAYAGLLGVFGAALWTKRGDERSVRYALLGGFMTVLFLQPYITETLFDFAINFSAQIIIGTVVSFGIMMIGKGSGTIGQK, encoded by the coding sequence GTGCACTCAGCGTTTGCAACCCCGGACTGGGTGATCTTTGGTATCTATTTTCTTCTGGTAATCGTCTCATCGGTTTGGCTCAGCAGAGTAAAGGTTAAAACGAGCAGAGATTATTTCGTCAGTGAAAAATCCCTTCCGATGTTCGCAGTTGCCATCTCTGTTCTTGCCACTTCGCAATCGGCTGCTACGTTTTTGGGAGCTCCGGAATCTTCATACGGCAATAATCTCACCTTTGTAGGTTTCTTCTTTTCTGCTCTTTTGGCAGTCGTCATAGTGGCAAAAGTATTGGTACCTAGATTTTACGAGATAGGCGCTATCACGGTTTATGAACTCTTGGAAAAGAGATATAGTCCGCGAGCCAAAAGAGATGCCGGGATGATGTTTTTAGTCGGCAGATTATTTGCCAGCGGAGCAAGGCTGTATATCGGGGCTTTGGCTGTATCAATGATACTTTTTAGCGATATAGCGGCAACTCATATACTATTTGCCATTATTATTCTTATGTCGGGGTCATTGGGATATGCCTATTTTGGCGGTATCAAGTCTATCATCATAGCCGACATCGTTCAAGTCGTCATCTATATGGGTGCTGCGCTATTTATCATTTATCATCTTTTTGGTGCTCTTGGCGGTGATATCGGAGTGATCTATTCTGCACTGGAGGCAAGCGACAAGCTCAAGATAATCGATTTTTCTCTTACGGGAAGTTATAACTTTTGGGCTTTGATAAGCGGTTTGCTTCTTTTGAATATCGCAGCATACGGACTCGATCAGGATATGACACAGCGTATCCTCACCTGCAAAGATAAAAACGAAGGAGCAAAGTCGCTCATCGTCTCCATCCTCATCACCATACCTACCGCGTTTTTGTTTTTGGTTATCGGACTGTTGTTGTATCTGTTTTATCAGCATCCTGAGCTCTCCGGTTTTGGCAATGAGATAGACCAAAGCTTTGCAGGCGAGAAAATAGCTATCTTTATGACCTATATCCTTCATGAGCTTCCTGACGGCTTCAAAGCGCTTGCGACTATCGGTGTGGTTGCGACGACATTTACGAGTACGAGTTCAGTTCTTGGGGCGATGTCATCTGTGGCGGTGACGGATATCTATAAGCCGATGTTTGAGGGTAAAAGCGAGAAGCATTATCTGAAAGCTTCCAGAGCAGGGGTGCTTCTCTCTGCGCTGCTTCTATCGCTCATGGCAATACTCAGCTACTATTGGCAGAGATCCAGCGATATCCCGCTCCTTGACTTTGCACTTGGGGTAATGGTGTTCGCGTACGCTGGATTGCTAGGAGTTTTTGGTGCGGCTCTATGGACCAAAAGAGGTGATGAGAGAAGTGTGCGATACGCACTTCTGGGCGGATTTATGACAGTTCTGTTCTTGCAGCCGTATATCACAGAAACATTGTTTGATTTTGCTATTAATTTCTCAGCGCAGATCATCATCGGAACTGTTGTTTCTTTTGGGATTATGATGATAGGGAAGGGTAGCGGTACTATTGGCCAGAAATAA
- a CDS encoding anhydro-N-acetylmuramic acid kinase, with the protein MGELYIGVMSGTSLDGIDISLCEVDENRCKLITFESYPYELNDEVLEIIHSNVHISKIGECDHRLGLMYAKAINSFLNKYNILKDTIKAIGLHGQTVWHEPNKYFTMQLGDPNIVAFQTGLTVAADFRRKDMAADGQGAPFAPAFHAFLFGASGKKTAVVNIGGMANISVLDEQVKGYDTGCGNVLLDSWCQKHLGKSYDKDGSWARSGELSESLLKEFLSDEYFAKSYPKSTGREYFNLAWIEEKMRRMDSCLRRNDNNPSSSGLTRGSKEILKQVWDDSRADSRLRRNDDLLKHYKPQDIQRTLLELTAKTIANEVQKFKRQRVVLCGGGAKNSFLTQRLHSLLASVEVVSSDSLGISSEAMESMMMAWLAHKRVRSEKVDLKDVTGASANAVLGGLYV; encoded by the coding sequence ATGGGTGAGCTGTACATTGGCGTGATGAGCGGAACATCATTGGATGGTATAGATATATCACTGTGCGAAGTAGATGAGAACCGCTGCAAACTCATCACGTTTGAGAGCTATCCTTATGAGCTTAACGATGAAGTTTTGGAAATTATACATAGCAATGTGCATATCTCCAAGATAGGCGAGTGTGATCATCGCCTGGGACTCATGTATGCCAAAGCGATTAATAGCTTTTTGAACAAATACAATATCCTAAAAGATACCATAAAAGCCATAGGATTGCACGGACAAACTGTGTGGCATGAGCCAAATAAATACTTTACTATGCAGCTGGGCGATCCAAATATAGTGGCGTTTCAAACCGGACTAACCGTAGCAGCGGACTTTAGACGAAAAGATATGGCGGCAGACGGGCAGGGGGCGCCGTTTGCTCCGGCGTTTCATGCATTTTTATTTGGCGCTAGCGGTAAAAAAACAGCAGTTGTCAATATCGGCGGCATGGCAAATATCTCAGTACTTGATGAGCAAGTGAAAGGGTATGATACGGGGTGCGGCAATGTACTGCTTGACAGTTGGTGTCAAAAACATTTGGGCAAGAGTTACGATAAAGATGGCTCTTGGGCTAGAAGCGGTGAGTTAAGCGAATCACTTTTAAAAGAGTTTTTGAGTGATGAGTATTTTGCCAAAAGTTATCCAAAAAGCACAGGCAGAGAGTATTTCAATCTCGCATGGATTGAAGAAAAGATGCGTAGAATGGATTCCTGCCTGCGCAGGAATGACAACAACCCGTCATCCTCGGGCTTGACCCGGGGATCCAAAGAGATCTTGAAACAAGTTTGGGATGACAGTCGTGCGGATTCGCGCCTGCGCAGGAATGACGATTTGTTGAAGCACTATAAACCTCAAGATATCCAAAGAACACTTTTGGAATTGACAGCCAAAACTATCGCCAATGAAGTGCAAAAATTTAAGAGACAAAGAGTTGTTTTGTGCGGCGGCGGAGCTAAAAATAGTTTTCTCACCCAAAGGCTTCATAGTTTGTTGGCGTCTGTCGAAGTTGTGAGTTCTGACAGCCTTGGAATAAGCAGTGAAGCGATGGAGTCTATGATGATGGCATGGCTGGCTCACAAGAGAGTGAGAAGCGAAAAAGTAGATCTAAAAGACGTAACGGGCGCAAGTGCCAATGCGGTATTGGGCGGGCTTTATGTATAA